A DNA window from Halomicrobium mukohataei DSM 12286 contains the following coding sequences:
- a CDS encoding Mrp/NBP35 family ATP-binding protein yields MDEAAVRERLREVRDPDLRDDIVSLGLVNEIEIDDASIAVDLALGAPYSPNETAIAADVREALDDDDREIELTANVDRGMDAEGTVLPGVKNVIAVASGKGGVGKSTLAVNLAVGLSELGAQVGLFDADVYGPNVPRMVAADEHPQATEDDQIIPPEKYGIKLMSMDFLVGEDDPVIWRGPMVDSVLTQLWEDVVWGSLDYMVIDLPPGTGDTQLTMLQNIPVTGATIVTTPQTVALDDARKGLEMFGRHETPVLGLVENMSTFTCPDCGGEHDIFDSGGGREFSEETDLPFLGEIPLDPAVREGGDDGEPMVLDEDSETGEAFREFVHRTAINQGIVHRKRHADRMAPDQ; encoded by the coding sequence ATGGACGAAGCTGCCGTACGCGAGCGCCTGCGGGAGGTCCGCGATCCGGACCTCCGGGACGACATCGTGTCGCTCGGCCTGGTCAACGAGATCGAGATCGACGACGCGTCGATCGCCGTCGACCTCGCGCTGGGCGCGCCGTACTCGCCCAACGAGACCGCCATCGCGGCCGACGTGCGCGAGGCGCTCGACGACGATGATCGGGAGATCGAGTTGACCGCCAACGTGGACCGCGGGATGGACGCGGAGGGCACCGTCTTGCCGGGCGTCAAGAACGTCATCGCCGTCGCTTCGGGGAAAGGCGGGGTCGGCAAGAGCACGCTCGCGGTCAACCTCGCCGTCGGCCTCTCGGAGCTCGGTGCGCAGGTCGGCCTGTTCGACGCGGACGTGTACGGGCCGAACGTTCCGCGAATGGTCGCCGCCGACGAGCACCCGCAGGCCACCGAGGACGACCAGATCATCCCGCCGGAGAAGTACGGGATCAAGCTCATGAGTATGGACTTCCTCGTCGGCGAGGACGACCCGGTCATCTGGCGCGGGCCGATGGTCGACAGCGTCCTCACACAGCTGTGGGAGGACGTGGTCTGGGGGAGCCTCGATTACATGGTGATCGACCTGCCGCCGGGCACCGGCGACACCCAGCTGACGATGCTCCAGAACATCCCCGTCACGGGCGCGACGATCGTCACGACCCCCCAGACCGTCGCGCTGGACGACGCCCGCAAGGGGCTGGAGATGTTCGGCCGTCACGAGACGCCGGTCCTGGGACTCGTCGAGAACATGTCGACGTTCACCTGCCCGGACTGCGGTGGGGAACACGACATCTTCGACTCCGGCGGGGGCCGGGAGTTCTCCGAGGAGACCGATCTCCCCTTCCTCGGCGAGATCCCTCTGGACCCGGCGGTCCGCGAGGGCGGCGACGACGGCGAACCGATGGTACTGGACGAGGACAGCGAGACCGGCGAGGCGTTCCGCGAGTTCGTCCACCGGACCGCGATCAATCAGGGGATCGTCCACCGCAAACGCCACGCCGACCGGATGGCTCCCGACCAGTAG
- a CDS encoding 30S ribosomal protein S13 yields MSAEEPELDEDVDEEELRYFVRIGQTDLDGTKSVERSLTDMNGIGKRAARIIAEKAGVDRQALFGALDDEDIEAVVEKVEGYADEVPEWLTNHQNDFYSGETTHEIGNDLQMQRRADVNRMQMIDSYKGVRHKRGQKVRGQRTKSTGRTEGTIGVNVEAIKEEQAEEAAAEEDEGGEE; encoded by the coding sequence ATGAGTGCAGAAGAACCAGAACTGGACGAGGACGTGGACGAGGAGGAACTCCGCTACTTCGTCCGTATCGGACAGACTGACCTCGACGGCACGAAGTCCGTCGAGCGTTCCCTGACAGACATGAACGGCATCGGCAAGCGCGCCGCGCGCATCATCGCCGAGAAGGCCGGTGTCGACCGCCAGGCGCTCTTTGGCGCGCTGGACGACGAGGACATCGAGGCCGTCGTCGAGAAGGTCGAGGGGTACGCTGACGAGGTCCCGGAATGGCTCACGAACCACCAGAACGACTTCTACTCCGGTGAGACGACCCACGAGATCGGCAACGACCTGCAGATGCAGCGTCGCGCCGACGTCAACCGGATGCAGATGATCGACTCCTACAAGGGCGTTCGCCACAAGCGCGGCCAGAAGGTCCGCGGTCAGCGAACGAAGTCCACCGGCCGAACCGAGGGCACCATCGGTGTCAACGTCGAGGCCATCAAGGAGGAACAGGCCGAGGAAGCGGCCGCCGAGGAAGACGAGGGCGGTGAGGAATAA
- a CDS encoding 30S ribosomal protein S4, with amino-acid sequence MALGSNTKFYETPNHPYQGERIADEQNLIGRYGLKNKEELWRAQSELRSYRREARKLLGRAEGEGSRFEADEFLTRLKRLGVLNETDALDDVLSLDVTDVLERRLQTVVYRKGYANTPEQARQFISHGHIVLGDARVTRPGMKVEADAEGEVGFDEHSPIADELHPERAEAQE; translated from the coding sequence ATGGCACTCGGATCCAACACCAAGTTCTACGAGACGCCGAACCACCCCTACCAGGGTGAACGCATCGCCGACGAGCAGAACCTCATCGGCCGCTACGGCCTGAAGAACAAGGAGGAACTGTGGCGCGCACAGTCCGAGCTCCGTAGCTACCGACGCGAGGCCCGAAAGCTGCTGGGCCGAGCGGAGGGCGAGGGCTCCCGGTTCGAAGCCGACGAGTTCCTCACCCGACTCAAGCGACTGGGCGTCCTCAACGAGACCGACGCACTCGACGACGTGCTGTCCCTCGACGTGACCGACGTGCTCGAACGCCGACTCCAGACCGTCGTCTACCGCAAGGGCTACGCGAACACGCCCGAGCAGGCCCGACAGTTCATCTCGCACGGCCACATCGTCCTCGGTGACGCCCGCGTCACCCGACCCGGCATGAAAGTCGAGGCCGACGCGGAAGGCGAGGTCGGCTTCGACGAGCACAGCCCGATCGCGGACGAACTCCACCCAGAACGAGCGGAGGCCCAAGAATGA
- a CDS encoding 30S ribosomal protein S11, protein MSESEDSKWGIAHVYASFNNTIITITDQTGAETLAKSSGGTVVKQNRDEASPYAAMQMAEVVAEKAKAQNIEGVHVNVRGPGGNQQKSPGPGAQATIRALARAGLEIGRIEDVTPIPHDGTRGPKNAGF, encoded by the coding sequence ATGAGTGAATCCGAAGACAGCAAGTGGGGCATCGCCCACGTGTACGCATCGTTCAACAACACGATCATCACCATCACGGACCAGACCGGTGCCGAGACGCTGGCCAAGTCCTCCGGTGGGACGGTCGTCAAGCAGAACCGCGACGAAGCGTCGCCTTACGCCGCGATGCAGATGGCCGAAGTCGTCGCCGAGAAGGCCAAGGCCCAGAACATCGAAGGCGTCCACGTCAACGTGCGCGGTCCCGGCGGGAACCAGCAGAAGTCCCCCGGTCCGGGCGCACAGGCGACGATTCGAGCGCTCGCCCGTGCGGGCCTGGAAATCGGCCGCATCGAGGACGTCACACCGATCCCGCACGACGGGACCCGCGGCCCCAAGAACGCCGGATTCTAA
- a CDS encoding DNA-directed RNA polymerase subunit D produces MTQDYEVEFVERSDREARFLVRGISPAFANGIRRAMIADVPTFSVDTVRVIENSSVMFDEQIGLRLGLVPLTTDLDDFEVGDEVTLSIDVSGPETAYSGDLVSSDSLVGPADDNIPIIDLKDGQRLEVEADAVLDRGREHAKHQGGVAVGYRHLQRVEVVGDKGEFEDDETHILRGVIEEQAAEHVDGDADDGDLVLTEEFDSDLTKRYPGKELEVHDVENAFVFHVETDGSLSVEELTLRAVDSIRSRADELRDAVQL; encoded by the coding sequence ATGACACAGGACTACGAGGTCGAGTTCGTCGAACGCTCCGATCGCGAGGCGCGGTTCCTCGTGCGCGGGATCAGCCCCGCCTTTGCCAACGGCATCCGCCGGGCGATGATCGCCGACGTGCCGACCTTCAGCGTCGATACCGTCCGAGTCATCGAGAACTCCAGCGTGATGTTCGACGAGCAGATCGGACTCCGCCTCGGGCTGGTCCCACTCACGACCGACCTCGACGACTTCGAGGTCGGCGACGAAGTGACGCTGTCGATCGACGTCTCCGGTCCCGAAACCGCCTACTCCGGTGATCTGGTCAGCTCCGACTCCCTAGTCGGGCCGGCCGACGACAACATCCCGATCATCGATCTCAAGGACGGCCAGCGCCTCGAAGTCGAGGCCGACGCCGTCCTGGATCGTGGCCGCGAACACGCCAAGCATCAGGGCGGCGTGGCCGTCGGATACCGACACCTCCAGCGCGTCGAGGTCGTCGGCGACAAAGGCGAGTTCGAGGACGACGAGACCCACATCCTTCGAGGCGTCATCGAGGAGCAAGCTGCCGAACACGTCGACGGGGACGCCGATGACGGCGACCTCGTCCTGACCGAGGAGTTCGACAGCGACCTCACGAAGCGCTACCCCGGCAAGGAACTGGAAGTTCACGACGTAGAGAACGCGTTCGTCTTCCACGTCGAGACTGACGGTTCCCTCTCCGTCGAGGAGCTCACCCTCCGCGCGGTCGATTCGATTCGATCCCGTGCGGACGAACTACGCGACGCAGTCCAACTATAA
- a CDS encoding 50S ribosomal protein L18e: protein MSKTNPRLSSLIADLKSAARSGADVWGDIAERLEKPRRTHAEVNLGRIERYAQEDETVIVPGKVLGSGVLQKDVTVAAVDFSGTAEKKIDQVGEAVSLETAVEQNPEGSEVRIIQ, encoded by the coding sequence ATGAGTAAGACTAATCCGAGACTCAGTAGTCTCATCGCCGACCTGAAATCCGCCGCCCGTTCGGGCGCGGACGTCTGGGGCGACATCGCCGAGCGTCTCGAAAAGCCACGACGCACGCACGCGGAAGTCAACCTCGGCCGTATCGAACGATACGCCCAGGAAGACGAGACCGTCATCGTGCCCGGCAAGGTGCTCGGTTCCGGCGTCCTGCAGAAGGACGTGACCGTCGCAGCTGTCGACTTCTCCGGAACGGCCGAGAAGAAGATCGACCAGGTTGGAGAGGCAGTATCGCTCGAAACCGCAGTCGAACAGAACCCCGAGGGCTCGGAGGTGCGCATCATCCAATGA